In a genomic window of Gadus macrocephalus chromosome 9, ASM3116895v1:
- the rep15 gene encoding rab15 effector protein — translation MEVSSNGSNGSSSSIKPLANPFVNSKLLSSFRASLQKRPPPDTSGTEGSPKPNIFATLWRPNLTNTDDFIPLYSDCIAKACSRTQEYLLFKDPEDKFHPTPEVLTQIFLMTYIGQSLSLNMTDHFNCTVMTPEQRILLGADWVWAVLERPTKNPRIQIAVRVLHLPDREGIAEDYPPEGRTESLQMAQQESSNKTVCERMVDFCASIGKDCYALFLFMGRKNDTGKIYGVLSNNFQAAAGKVDKIDRDLIENFFKGSRYLHTPTGMLQTITTKKDEEPLTVLIKFN, via the exons ATGGAAGTGAGCAGCAACGGCAGcaacggcagcagcagcagcattaagCCCCTGGCCAACCCCTTTGTGAACAGCAAGTTGTTGTCGTCCTTCCGAGCCTCTCTCCAGAAGAGGCCCCCCCCGGACACCAGCGGCACTGAGGGGTCCCCCAAGCCCAACATCTTCGCCACCCTGTGGCGACCCAACCTCACCAACACCGATGACTTCATCCCCCTCTACAGCGACTGCATTGCAAAGGCTTGCTCCAGGACCCAGGAGTACCTGCTCTTCAAAGACCCAGAGGACAAGTTCCACCCCACTCCCGAGGTGCTCACTCAG ATCTTCCTCATGACCTACATCGGTCAGAGCCTCAGCCTGAACATGACGGACCACTTCAACTGCACCGTGATGACCCCTGAGCAGCGCATCCTGCTGGGGGCCGACTGGGTGTGGGCCGTCCTGGAGAGGCCCACCAAGAACCCTCGCATTCAGATCGCCGTCAGGGTGCTGCACCTGCCCGACAGGGAGGGCATCGCGGAGGATTACCCTCCAGAGGGGCGCACAGAGTCCCTGCAGATGGCCCAGCAGGAGTCCAGCAACAAGACGGTGTGCGAGAGGATGGTGGACTTCTGCGCGTCCATCGGTAAGGACTGCTACGCGCTCTTCCTGTTCATGGGACGGAAGAACGACACGGGGAAGATCTACGGCGTGCTCAGCAACAACTTCCAGGCCGCCGCCGGGAAGGTTGATAAGATCGACCGGGATCTGATTGAGAACTTCTTTAAAGGCTCCCGGTACCTACACACCCCCACGGGGATGTTGCAGACCATTACCACCAAGAAGGACGAGGAGCCGCTCACGGTGCTAATCAAATTCAACTGA